A genomic stretch from Alloyangia pacifica includes:
- a CDS encoding TRAP transporter substrate-binding protein, producing MFAFSARQLLAAATIGLCALPAAAAELRYAHVGAEGDFQTRFAAEAATAIEEETGGEVTVQVFPASQLGNVAEMVDGVRMGTIQMGHHDFASLARIVPEVAVFNAPFVYENAEHAMRATDPAKSEALQEINARLVEEGGVRIIGRIYRGARHISSNFEIKSPDDMAGKPFRAVPLDLWVSMVKGFGATPTPVEVSELPTALMTGMVVGQENPLTMIAANKLYEVQSHVAMTGHMQSVLAVFVNEKAWQGLSEENRAAITKVLDGKAMESLQWAQDSEQELVEELKGSGMTFTTAETGLDLGAFREKVLAQINQDFPDFEPYIQQIISMK from the coding sequence TTGTGCGCGTTGCCGGCTGCGGCCGCTGAACTGCGCTACGCCCACGTGGGCGCCGAGGGGGATTTCCAGACCCGTTTCGCCGCCGAAGCCGCCACCGCGATCGAGGAGGAGACCGGTGGCGAGGTGACGGTGCAGGTGTTCCCCGCCAGCCAGCTCGGCAATGTCGCCGAGATGGTTGACGGGGTGCGCATGGGCACCATCCAGATGGGCCACCACGACTTCGCCTCACTGGCCCGCATCGTGCCCGAGGTCGCCGTGTTCAACGCGCCCTTCGTCTACGAGAACGCCGAGCACGCCATGCGTGCCACCGACCCGGCCAAGTCGGAGGCACTGCAGGAGATCAACGCGCGGCTTGTTGAGGAGGGCGGCGTGCGCATCATCGGGCGCATCTACCGCGGCGCGCGCCACATCTCGTCCAACTTCGAGATCAAGTCGCCGGACGACATGGCGGGCAAGCCCTTCCGGGCGGTGCCGCTCGATCTGTGGGTGTCGATGGTCAAGGGCTTCGGCGCGACCCCGACGCCGGTCGAAGTGTCAGAACTGCCCACCGCGCTGATGACCGGCATGGTCGTCGGCCAGGAGAACCCGCTGACCATGATCGCGGCCAACAAGCTCTATGAAGTGCAGAGCCACGTCGCCATGACGGGGCATATGCAGTCGGTCCTCGCGGTCTTCGTCAACGAGAAAGCCTGGCAGGGGCTGTCCGAGGAGAACCGCGCCGCGATCACCAAAGTGCTCGACGGCAAGGCGATGGAGTCGCTGCAATGGGCGCAGGACTCCGAGCAGGAACTGGTCGAGGAGCTGAAGGGAAGTGGCATGACCTTCACCACCGCGGAAACCGGACTCGATCTCGGCGCTTTCCGCGAGAAGGTTCTGGCGCAGATCAACCAGGATTTCCCGGACTTCGAGCCGTACATCCAGCAGATCATTTCGATGAAGTGA